Proteins from a single region of Streptomyces sp. Tu 3180:
- a CDS encoding PfkB family carbohydrate kinase, whose amino-acid sequence MRVLGFGDNIVDRFVDRGVDYPGGNSVNVAVYARRLGLEAAYLGVFGDDALGRFLREAIADTGVAVDHCAVRDGESGVSTLRVDSGDRVFLGWNGGGVTVREPLVLDSGLLAYVSSFDLVHSSVYSGSEGELPKLAGLETLTTFDLSSEEEYRTPGYLDRVCPYADLVLLSCSHLDETATRDLLAEAVRRGAGLALATRGAEGAVAHDGRTTVAAPARPLDSGAPLVDTMGCGDAFLAGFVVSLLRAGWRRPTPPDRHQLERALHDGADAAHDQCFTEAAFGRGRPTGCV is encoded by the coding sequence ATGAGAGTCCTTGGCTTCGGCGACAACATCGTCGACCGGTTCGTCGACCGCGGCGTCGACTACCCGGGCGGCAACAGCGTGAACGTGGCCGTCTACGCCAGACGCCTCGGCCTGGAGGCGGCGTACCTCGGAGTGTTCGGCGACGACGCCCTCGGCCGCTTCCTGCGCGAGGCCATCGCCGACACCGGGGTGGCCGTCGACCACTGCGCCGTGCGCGACGGCGAGAGCGGCGTGTCCACCCTCCGGGTCGACTCCGGCGACCGTGTCTTCCTCGGCTGGAACGGAGGCGGCGTCACCGTGCGCGAGCCGCTGGTCCTCGACAGCGGTCTGCTCGCCTACGTGTCCTCCTTCGACCTGGTGCACTCCAGCGTGTACTCGGGCAGCGAGGGCGAACTGCCCAAGCTCGCCGGTCTCGAGACGCTCACGACCTTCGACCTGTCCAGCGAGGAGGAGTACCGCACGCCCGGCTACCTGGACCGGGTCTGCCCGTACGCCGACCTCGTGCTGCTGTCCTGCTCCCACCTGGACGAGACGGCCACCCGCGACCTGCTGGCCGAGGCGGTGCGGCGCGGCGCCGGACTCGCCCTCGCCACCCGAGGCGCCGAGGGCGCCGTCGCCCACGACGGCCGCACGACCGTGGCGGCGCCTGCCCGCCCCCTGGACAGCGGGGCACCCCTCGTCGACACGATGGGCTGCGGTGACGCCTTCCTCGCCGGTTTCGTGGTCTCGCTGCTGCGCGCGGGATGGCGGAGACCGACCCCGCCCGACCGTCACCAGCTGGAACGCGCGCTGCACGACGGCGCGGACGCCGCCCACGACCAGTGCTTCACCGAGGCGGCATTCGGCCGTGGCCGGCCCACCGGCTGTGTCTAG